In a single window of the Pseudopipra pipra isolate bDixPip1 chromosome Z, bDixPip1.hap1, whole genome shotgun sequence genome:
- the FEM1C gene encoding protein fem-1 homolog C: protein MDLKTAVFNAARDGKLRLLSKLLASKTREEVAQLMSEKTNGATPLLMAARYGHLDMVEYLLDHCSASIEVGGSVNFDGETIEGAPPLWAASAAGHLKVVQCLLDHGASVNNTTLTNSTPLRAACFDGHLEIVKYLVEHKADLEVSNRHGHTCLMISCYKGHKEIAQYLLEKGADVNRKSVKGNTALHDCAESGSLEIMKMLLKYCAKMEKDGYGMTPLLSASVTGHTNIVDFLTQHVQTSKAERINALELLGATFVDKKRDLLGALKYWKRAMEMRYSDRTNILSKPVPQTLIMAYDYAKEVNSSEELENLIADPDEMRMQALLIRERILGPSHPDTSYYIRYRGAVYADSGNFKRCINLWKYALDMQQSNLDPLSPMTASSLLSFAELFSFMLQDRAKGLLGTTVTFDDLMGILCKSVLEIERAMKQTQCLPDPTQLNKALSIILHLICLLEKVPCSAEQEHFKKQTIYKFLKLQPRGKNNFSPLHLAVDNNTTCVGRYPVCKFPSLQVTAILVECGADVNVRDSDNNSPLHIAALNNHPDIMNLLIKSGSHFDATNSHKQTASDLLDEKEIAKNLIQPINHTTLQCLAARVIVNHNISYAGNIPEKLENFVLLHR from the exons ATGGATCTAAAGACAGCAGTCTTCAACGCAGCTCGTGATGGCAAGCTGCGGCTCCTTTCCAAGCTACTGGCAAGCAAAACAAGGGAAGAGGTGGCCCAACTGATGTCAGAGAAAACCAATGGTGCcacaccacttctgatggcAGCCCGCTACGGTCACCTCGACATGGTGGAATACTTGTTGGACCATTGCTCTGCGTCCATAGAAGTTGGTGGTTCGGTGAATTTTGATGGCGAGACCATCGAGGGGGCTCCGCCGCTGTGGGCAGCGTCGGCCGCTGGCCACCTAAAGGTGGTTCAGTGTCTGTTGGATCACGGTGCGTCTGTCAACAACACGACCCTGACAAATTCGACACCGCTCAGAGCTGCCTGTTTTGATGGTCACCTGGAAATAGTAAAATACCTTGTGGAGCACAAAGCAGATCTGGAAGTATCAAACCGCCACGGGCATACCTGCTTGATGATCTCCTGTTACAAAGGCCACAAAGAAATTGCTCAGTATTTACTTGAAAAAGGAGCTGATGTTAACAGAAAAAGTGTTAAAG GAAATACAGCATTACATGACTGTGCTGAATCTGGAAGTTTGGAGATCATGAAGATGCTTCTCAAGTATTGTGCTAAAATGGAAAAGGACGGTTATGGAATGACTCCCCTCCTGTCAGCCAGTGTTACAGGCCACACAAATATCGTGGACTTTCTGACCCAGCATGTACAGACTAGTAAGGCTGAGCGCATAAATGCGCTGGAACTTCTAGGAGCAACATTCGTGGACAAAAAGAGAGATCTGCTTGGTGCTTTGAAATACTGGAAGCGAGCTATGGAAATGAGATACAGTGATAGGACTAATATCCTGAGCAAACCTGTGCCACAAACACTGATTATGGCGTATGATTATGCTAAAGAGGTAAACAGCTCAGAAGAGCTAGAAAATCTTATTGCAGATCCTGATGAAATGAGAATGCAAGCATTATTAATTAGAGAACGTATTCTTGGCCCTTCTCACCCAGACACATCGTATTATATTAGATACAGAGGTGCTGTCTATGCAGACTCTGGAAACTTCAAGCGTTGCATCAACTTATGGAAATATGCTTTGGACATGCAGCAGAGCAACCTTGATCCACTGAGCCCTATGACAGCCAGCAGTTTGCTATCGTTTGCTGAACTTTTCTCATTCATGCTTCAGGATAGGGCAAAAGGTCTGCTAGGCACTACTGTCACATTTGATGATCTAATGGGTATACTGTGCAAAAGTGTTCTTGAAATAGAACGAGCCATGAAACAAACCCAGTGTCTTCCTGATCCAACACAGCTGAACAAAGCCCTTTCCATCATTTTGCATTTGATTTGTTTGTTGGAGAAAGTACCTTGCAGCGCAGAACAGGAACATTTTAAGAAACAGACTATCTACAAGTTTCTTAAACTTCAGCCTAGAGGGAAGAATAACTTCAGTCCACTTCACCTTGCTGTTGACAATAATACTACCTGTGTCGGTCGCTACCCAGTTTGTAAATTCCCCTCTCTACAAGTTACTGCTATCCTGGTGGAATGTGGTGCTGATGTAAATGTCAGAGACTCTGATAacaacagtccattacacatTGCTGCACTGAACAACCATCCAGACATCATGAATCTTCTTATCAAGTCAGGTTCACATTTTGATGCCACAAACTCCCATAAACAAACTGCTAGTGATTTGCTGGATGAGAAGGAAATAGCAAAAAATTTAATCCAGCCCATAAATCATACTACTTTGCAGTGTCTTGCTGCTCGTGTAATAGTGAATCATAACATATCCTATGCAGGGAACATCCCTGAAAAACTAGAGaactttgttttgcttcataGATGA